In the genome of Gemmatimonadaceae bacterium, one region contains:
- a CDS encoding S49 family peptidase, whose translation MAPRKKPAKRALAAMFADRWAIRPESLRQMIQIASRENLSREAIEAELGRPLDNTYTVTVRDGIARIPVAGPLFRYANLFTECSGATSYEEMAREFATALNDSQVKAIVLDIDSPGGEINGCAEMAELVFKARGTKPIVAHISGDGCSAAYWLATAADSVIAGDTAVVGCIGVVACYIDASKHYEMHGIEEIEIVSSQTPNKRPNPAEDAGRAQIQRTIDDLAGVFISAIAKHRGVGADVVQSDFGQGDVFVGAAAAAAGLIDGVATYEELHASLLESPASGSSSHPTAPTSSRKPLMKNQSLKATAANAPDPADDEQDPTKKKPADPDAPTSAEDPDEDKDKDPKDPDEEPNEEDAADDPEEPEKDDEDEEEEEEQPRTKAAARRERARILGIQSLARPGQEKLAAEAIEQGISVNAAARRFLEAERGVGANRLQSLKSDEQHLDKPGPVAPAVVDQASSEATAQSILAVHRTVSTPRRRR comes from the coding sequence ATGGCCCCCCGCAAGAAGCCAGCGAAGCGCGCGCTCGCCGCGATGTTCGCCGATCGCTGGGCGATCCGCCCGGAGTCGCTCCGGCAGATGATCCAGATCGCTTCCCGCGAGAACCTCTCCCGCGAAGCCATCGAGGCCGAGCTCGGGCGCCCGCTCGACAATACGTACACCGTGACGGTGCGGGACGGCATCGCGCGGATCCCGGTCGCCGGCCCCCTCTTTCGCTACGCCAATCTCTTCACCGAGTGCAGCGGAGCGACGTCGTACGAGGAGATGGCGCGGGAGTTCGCCACCGCGCTCAACGATTCGCAGGTCAAGGCGATCGTGCTGGACATCGACAGCCCGGGCGGCGAGATAAACGGCTGCGCGGAGATGGCTGAGCTCGTGTTCAAAGCACGCGGCACGAAGCCGATCGTTGCGCACATCTCCGGCGACGGCTGCTCTGCTGCCTACTGGCTGGCGACGGCCGCGGATTCCGTTATCGCCGGCGACACCGCGGTCGTCGGCTGCATCGGCGTCGTCGCCTGCTACATCGACGCGTCCAAGCACTACGAGATGCACGGCATCGAGGAAATCGAAATCGTCTCGAGCCAGACCCCGAACAAGCGGCCGAACCCGGCGGAGGACGCCGGCCGGGCGCAGATCCAGCGCACGATCGACGACCTCGCCGGCGTGTTCATCTCCGCGATCGCGAAGCACCGCGGCGTCGGCGCCGACGTCGTGCAGTCGGACTTCGGCCAGGGCGACGTCTTCGTCGGCGCCGCCGCGGCCGCGGCCGGTCTCATCGACGGTGTCGCGACCTACGAGGAGCTCCACGCGAGCCTCCTCGAGAGCCCGGCGTCGGGCTCCTCATCCCACCCCACCGCTCCCACCTCCTCACGGAAACCACTCATGAAGAACCAGAGCCTGAAAGCCACCGCTGCCAACGCGCCGGATCCGGCAGACGACGAACAGGACCCGACCAAGAAGAAGCCGGCCGATCCGGATGCGCCCACGAGCGCGGAAGACCCGGACGAGGACAAGGACAAGGACCCGAAGGATCCGGACGAGGAGCCGAATGAAGAGGACGCCGCGGACGATCCCGAGGAGCCCGAGAAGGATGACGAGGACGAAGAGGAAGAGGAGGAGCAGCCCCGCACCAAGGCGGCCGCTCGGCGCGAGCGCGCGAGAATCCTCGGCATCCAGAGCCTCGCCCGCCCCGGCCAGGAGAAGCTCGCGGCCGAGGCCATCGAGCAGGGCATCTCAGTCAACGCGGCAGCTCGCCGCTTCCTCGAGGCGGAGCGCGGCGTCGGCGCAAACCGCCTGCAGTCGCTCAAGTCCGACGAGCAGCACCTCGATAAGCCCGGCCCCGTCGCACCCGCGGTGGTCGACCAGGCGTCCTCGGAAGCCACCGCGCAGTCCATCCTCGCCGTCCATCGGACGGTGTCCACCCCTCGCCGCCGCCGGTAG
- a CDS encoding head decoration protein gives MPASFASASYSPDRLLAGEIPLKSRKATLLSGEASRLRGAVLGKKATAGTIAGAAAAGNTGDGTIGTLSVAGRAKEGVYVATFVEPTTNLGSFIVEDPDGINVGRGVVGTAFSGPVVFTISDGATDFVAGDRFLITVSAVTYKYLRSASAATDGSERPVAILAEDCDATSADAECLVYERGDFNESALNFGTGHTAATVRDALRLLGITLVAAQAA, from the coding sequence ATGCCCGCTTCATTTGCATCGGCGAGCTACTCGCCAGACCGCCTCCTGGCCGGGGAGATTCCCCTGAAGAGCCGGAAGGCGACCCTCCTCTCGGGCGAGGCCTCGCGCTTGCGCGGCGCCGTGCTCGGCAAGAAGGCCACGGCCGGCACGATCGCCGGCGCCGCAGCGGCCGGCAACACCGGCGACGGCACGATCGGAACGCTCTCCGTCGCGGGTCGCGCGAAGGAAGGCGTGTACGTCGCAACGTTCGTCGAGCCGACGACGAATCTCGGCAGCTTTATCGTCGAGGATCCTGACGGCATCAACGTCGGCCGCGGTGTAGTCGGAACCGCGTTCTCCGGCCCGGTCGTGTTCACGATCTCAGACGGCGCGACGGACTTCGTCGCCGGCGACCGTTTCCTGATCACGGTCTCGGCCGTGACGTACAAGTACCTGCGGTCGGCCTCGGCGGCGACCGATGGTAGCGAGCGCCCGGTCGCGATCCTCGCGGAAGACTGCGACGCGACGTCGGCCGACGCGGAATGTCTCGTCTACGAGCGAGGCGACTTCAACGAGTCCGCGCTCAACTTCGGCACCGGGCACACGGCAGCGACGGTTCGTGACGCGCTCCGCCTCCTCGGAATCACCCTCGTCGCCGCGCAGGCGGCCTAA
- a CDS encoding major capsid protein — protein MDLFSTHTLIGVVQGLKSPPSALLDRYFGTIVQDTAEEIHFDVISTKRRIAPFVSPLVEGKIVEGLGHTVKTFQPAYIKDKRVFDSNRPFKRAIGEQIGGSLSPQERLQAHIAYELQDQTDMVTRRLEVMASEAIRTGKVTVVGDGYPEQVVDFGRAAGHTVTALSGAAMWDETTSTPLDDLQAWHDLALQESGAPVPDVIMGMTAWKWFRKHADVKDRLDVRRALGSELDLGAQLTEGMMYRGVIDGFNIFTYAGWYVDPATGSETAIWPADVVALTSAMLEGVRAFGAIRDEEADLQALPFFPKSWLNKDPAVRYLMMQSAPLVVPTRVNASVAVDVV, from the coding sequence ATGGACCTGTTCAGCACACACACCCTGATCGGCGTCGTGCAGGGCCTGAAGAGCCCGCCGTCTGCCCTGCTCGATCGCTACTTCGGTACGATCGTCCAGGACACCGCCGAGGAGATCCACTTCGACGTGATCTCCACCAAGCGGCGCATCGCGCCGTTCGTCTCACCGCTCGTCGAAGGAAAGATCGTCGAAGGCCTGGGCCACACGGTCAAGACCTTCCAGCCCGCGTACATCAAGGACAAGCGGGTGTTCGATTCCAACCGCCCGTTCAAGCGGGCGATCGGCGAGCAGATCGGTGGCTCGCTCTCGCCGCAGGAACGGCTGCAGGCGCACATCGCGTACGAGCTGCAGGACCAGACCGACATGGTCACGCGGCGGCTCGAGGTCATGGCGTCCGAGGCTATCCGCACCGGCAAGGTGACCGTCGTTGGTGACGGGTATCCGGAGCAGGTCGTGGACTTCGGCCGCGCGGCCGGCCACACCGTTACGGCGCTGTCAGGCGCAGCGATGTGGGACGAGACGACGTCGACGCCGCTGGACGACCTCCAGGCGTGGCACGACCTCGCGCTGCAGGAGAGCGGCGCTCCGGTGCCCGATGTGATCATGGGCATGACGGCGTGGAAGTGGTTCCGCAAGCACGCGGACGTGAAAGACCGCCTCGACGTGCGCAGGGCTCTCGGGTCGGAACTCGACCTGGGCGCACAGCTCACGGAAGGGATGATGTACCGGGGCGTGATCGACGGGTTCAACATCTTCACGTACGCCGGCTGGTACGTGGACCCCGCGACCGGTTCCGAGACGGCAATCTGGCCCGCCGACGTCGTCGCTCTCACGAGCGCGATGCTGGAAGGGGTCAGGGCCTTCGGCGCGATCCGCGACGAGGAGGCCGATCTCCAGGCGCTGCCGTTCTTCCCGAAGAGCTGGCTCAACAAGGACCCGGCAGTCCGGTACCTGATGATGCAGTCGGCCCCGCTCGTGGTGCCCACGCGTGTGAACGCGTCGGTCGCCGTGGACGTGGTCTAA